The following proteins come from a genomic window of Methanothermobacter thermautotrophicus:
- a CDS encoding MrcB family domain-containing protein: MIRYVNLRIISDRDEIESQQKRLENILKERADKVVEGGAGFQGGEEKGKVYWMSDLGIWYMTRFIEGSRYWNGFGTEEPEEGGNRTIVCEINFPPEGINRRVGAAIARDPTGNYYVVHRGKLGGNYSKRIFEENYHGEWTTVIDGDRQEKVVVIGKIDETIPEKIRNFVYEVQRIKGMKSNFKLREKLQKVLDEYANARKEEFSGHPLAGFIRTEIPDELKKIVPADYIIKGSAGQGNWARIPWIALMDPEVTETTQKGFYIVYLFNENLKGVYLSLHQGVTEIRDEYNNDAENILKNRAETLRSYITDKNYLNEISLSATGYGPLYEAGNIIAKYYPSGGLPDDDELKSDLEEFLNIYSELKAVYRNIPLEKGRDHQRKLKAIDVPGNNRRGKGSNFYQYLKVRDYHFRPELVENFLLSLKVKPFVILTGNSGTGKTKLAQLYGSYISTENDKRYLVVPVGANWTETRHIFGYLNIMTGEYQSTPALDFIMRASRDPDNPYILILDEMNLSHVERYFSDFLSAMESGEPVPLHDDPNSEFPSMIEIPENLRVVGTVNVDETTYMFSPKVLDRANTIEFETLRPGEYLNGTPHDQGPAGDTEFLEDIMEYNHENLEDDLHMIWDELVAELDFFHETLTAPGFDFGFRVTDEILRFMHAAWIYEKRPREWENWERYLDAQIKQKILPKIHGPERLLRDTLEELREHCRDRFPESEKKLEEMQNTLKTQRYVSFIR, encoded by the coding sequence TTGATCAGATACGTTAATCTCAGAATAATATCAGACAGGGATGAGATAGAATCTCAGCAGAAAAGGCTGGAAAATATTCTGAAGGAGAGAGCAGATAAGGTCGTTGAGGGGGGTGCCGGTTTTCAGGGGGGTGAGGAGAAGGGTAAGGTATACTGGATGTCTGACCTTGGCATATGGTACATGACCCGATTCATAGAGGGGAGCAGGTACTGGAATGGCTTCGGGACAGAGGAGCCAGAGGAGGGCGGTAACAGGACAATCGTGTGTGAGATAAACTTTCCCCCGGAGGGTATAAACCGTAGGGTTGGGGCTGCTATAGCGCGTGATCCCACAGGAAACTACTATGTGGTGCACAGGGGCAAACTAGGTGGGAATTACAGTAAAAGAATATTTGAGGAGAACTACCACGGTGAATGGACAACAGTCATTGACGGTGATCGGCAAGAAAAGGTTGTGGTCATAGGAAAAATTGATGAGACAATCCCTGAGAAAATAAGGAACTTTGTATATGAGGTCCAGAGGATAAAGGGCATGAAAAGCAATTTTAAGCTGAGGGAGAAACTTCAAAAGGTTCTGGATGAGTATGCAAATGCAAGAAAAGAAGAGTTTAGTGGCCATCCCCTCGCTGGATTCATACGCACGGAGATCCCTGACGAACTCAAAAAGATAGTCCCAGCAGATTATATAATAAAGGGATCAGCTGGACAGGGAAACTGGGCAAGGATACCCTGGATTGCCCTAATGGACCCTGAAGTGACCGAAACCACTCAAAAAGGATTCTACATAGTATATCTCTTTAATGAAAACTTGAAAGGTGTGTATCTATCCCTCCATCAGGGAGTAACAGAAATTAGGGATGAATATAACAATGATGCAGAAAACATATTGAAAAATCGTGCAGAAACTCTAAGATCCTATATAACCGATAAAAATTACCTGAATGAAATCTCATTGAGCGCTACAGGGTATGGGCCTCTATATGAAGCAGGAAACATCATAGCAAAATATTACCCATCCGGTGGACTGCCAGACGATGATGAACTAAAATCTGACCTTGAAGAATTTCTGAATATTTACAGTGAACTTAAAGCAGTCTATAGGAACATCCCCCTAGAAAAAGGGAGAGATCACCAGAGAAAACTTAAGGCCATTGACGTTCCAGGAAACAATAGACGGGGAAAAGGATCAAACTTTTACCAGTACTTAAAAGTGAGGGATTATCACTTCAGACCGGAACTCGTTGAGAACTTCCTCCTCTCCCTCAAGGTCAAGCCCTTCGTGATACTGACCGGTAACTCGGGTACAGGTAAGACAAAGCTTGCACAGCTCTACGGCAGTTACATCTCCACAGAGAATGACAAAAGGTACCTGGTCGTCCCGGTGGGTGCCAACTGGACCGAGACGAGGCACATCTTCGGCTACCTCAACATAATGACGGGGGAATACCAGAGCACCCCCGCCCTGGACTTCATCATGAGGGCCTCCAGGGACCCTGACAACCCCTACATCCTGATACTCGATGAGATGAACCTATCACACGTTGAACGCTACTTCTCTGACTTCCTCTCAGCCATGGAGAGCGGCGAACCAGTACCACTCCATGATGACCCCAACTCTGAGTTCCCATCCATGATAGAGATACCCGAGAACCTCAGGGTCGTGGGAACAGTCAACGTGGATGAGACCACCTACATGTTCTCACCGAAGGTCCTTGACCGGGCAAACACCATAGAATTCGAAACCCTCAGGCCAGGGGAGTATCTTAACGGCACCCCCCACGACCAGGGCCCAGCAGGGGACACAGAATTCCTTGAAGATATCATGGAGTACAACCATGAGAACCTAGAGGACGACCTCCATATGATATGGGATGAACTTGTGGCTGAACTTGACTTCTTCCATGAAACCCTCACAGCCCCGGGATTCGACTTCGGCTTCAGGGTGACAGATGAGATCCTCAGATTCATGCATGCAGCCTGGATCTACGAGAAAAGACCCCGGGAATGGGAAAACTGGGAGCGCTACCTTGACGCCCAGATCAAACAGAAGATCCTCCCCAAGATCCACGGCCCCGAAAGACTCCTCAGGGATACGCTGGAGGAACTCAGGGAACACTGCAGGGACAGGTTCCCTGAATCAGAGAAGAAGCTTGAGGAGATGCAGAACACCCTGAAAACCCAGCGCTACGTCTCCTTCATCAGGTAG
- a CDS encoding H(2)-dependent methylenetetrahydromethanopterin dehydrogenase-related protein, giving the protein MKVTVYGAGNQKLYTDELNLPERYGGEAPYGGSRMAMEFAMAGHDVILAEPSREVLDDEQWSMVEEAGVTVTDNDKEAASEAEVAVLFTPFGKGTFSIAREILPELPEGSVIANTCTVSPVVLYYVLEKELKLERTDVGVSSMHPAAVPGTPQHGHYVIGGRPTAELDMATDEQVSRCAELAESTGKKAYIVPADVTSAVADMGSLVTAVALAGVLDYYYVGTQIIKAPEEMVEKQILMTLQTMASLVETSGVDGMAAAINPELLVKSARSMHLLDEQEELDAALKKISDLNDDVMKWIEGAEVKHTDLVAAQALTGELKTVMGDRAAEGTIRKCMRKMFE; this is encoded by the coding sequence ATGAAGGTGACAGTCTACGGTGCTGGTAATCAGAAGTTATATACCGATGAACTGAACCTCCCTGAAAGGTATGGTGGGGAGGCACCCTACGGTGGAAGCAGGATGGCCATGGAGTTTGCAATGGCCGGACATGATGTTATACTGGCGGAACCTTCAAGGGAAGTCCTGGACGATGAGCAGTGGAGCATGGTCGAGGAGGCCGGTGTAACGGTAACAGATAACGATAAGGAGGCCGCCAGTGAGGCTGAAGTGGCAGTGCTCTTCACCCCCTTCGGTAAGGGGACCTTCAGTATAGCCAGGGAGATACTCCCTGAACTCCCTGAGGGCTCAGTCATAGCCAACACATGCACGGTATCACCGGTGGTCCTCTACTACGTCCTCGAGAAGGAACTCAAACTGGAGAGGACCGACGTGGGGGTATCCTCCATGCACCCGGCAGCCGTGCCAGGGACACCACAGCATGGCCACTACGTCATCGGCGGGAGACCCACAGCTGAACTGGACATGGCAACCGATGAACAGGTATCAAGGTGTGCTGAACTGGCAGAGAGCACAGGCAAGAAGGCCTACATTGTACCCGCAGATGTGACCTCAGCGGTGGCTGATATGGGGTCACTGGTCACAGCGGTGGCACTTGCAGGTGTACTGGACTACTACTATGTGGGTACACAGATCATAAAGGCCCCCGAGGAGATGGTTGAGAAGCAGATACTCATGACACTCCAGACAATGGCGTCCCTGGTTGAGACATCAGGTGTTGACGGGATGGCAGCCGCCATCAACCCTGAGCTGCTCGTAAAAAGTGCAAGGTCGATGCACCTGCTGGATGAGCAGGAGGAACTCGACGCAGCCCTCAAGAAGATCTCAGACCTCAACGATGACGTCATGAAGTGGATTGAGGGTGCAGAGGTTAAACACACTGACCTGGTGGCTGCACAGGCCCTTACAGGTGAACTGAAGACCGTTATGGGTGACCGTGCAGCTGAGGGTACCATAAGGAAATGCATGAGGAAGATGTTTGAATAG
- a CDS encoding heavy metal-binding domain-containing protein: MSELRSYRWAILAVLAGLAAGLASAAVSVKLELIIFGFNIMYIVSPLLAGFMESYVAGRKYGASTGALSAILVFFAVNIYGWLFPAEPIQWNVFTVGGLLMAFQAAFPTTVNFILAAAITYALGLLGKGLGDRLSGGDGTVALEYGPHGVGIGIAAGEAVGDPGDLDGLRRLAVERMLSDAESMGGRGVVDIEVKVTVIGGELVAVTATGTAIE, encoded by the coding sequence GTGTCTGAGTTGAGGAGTTACAGGTGGGCCATACTGGCTGTGCTGGCAGGCCTTGCAGCGGGCCTCGCATCTGCGGCGGTATCTGTTAAGTTAGAGCTTATCATATTCGGTTTCAACATAATGTACATAGTATCACCACTCCTTGCGGGCTTCATGGAGTCATACGTCGCCGGGAGAAAATACGGGGCCAGCACAGGTGCCCTGAGCGCCATACTGGTATTCTTCGCCGTGAACATCTATGGCTGGCTGTTCCCGGCCGAACCCATCCAGTGGAATGTCTTCACGGTAGGGGGCCTCCTCATGGCATTCCAGGCAGCATTCCCCACCACCGTGAACTTCATCCTTGCAGCTGCCATCACATACGCCCTGGGACTCCTGGGTAAGGGTTTGGGGGATCGTTTATCAGGGGGAGATGGTACCGTGGCCCTGGAGTATGGGCCCCATGGGGTGGGGATAGGTATAGCTGCTGGTGAGGCCGTGGGGGATCCAGGGGACCTCGATGGACTCAGGAGGCTGGCGGTTGAGAGGATGCTCTCAGATGCAGAGTCCATGGGTGGCAGGGGAGTTGTTGACATCGAAGTTAAGGTTACGGTGATTGGCGGTGAGCTCGTGGCTGTGACTGCAACCGGCACAGCCATTGAATAG
- a CDS encoding YbjQ family protein, with protein sequence MLMLTSQTIDGKRISRYHGIVTGDALIGANIYKDIFSGVRDVVGGRTSAYERELARARELALSSMASAAERLGADAIIGVRLDYHNLGGTMGNTILVSATGTAVSTEDEE encoded by the coding sequence ATGCTGATGCTGACTTCACAGACGATTGATGGTAAGAGGATATCCAGGTACCATGGTATAGTTACGGGTGATGCCCTCATAGGCGCCAACATATACAAGGACATCTTCTCGGGTGTCAGGGACGTTGTGGGTGGCAGGACCTCGGCCTATGAGAGGGAACTTGCAAGGGCCAGGGAGCTAGCACTGTCCTCCATGGCAAGTGCAGCTGAGAGGCTCGGTGCAGACGCCATCATCGGGGTGCGCCTGGACTACCACAACCTCGGGGGGACCATGGGGAACACCATACTCGTATCAGCCACAGGCACGGCAGTATCCACTGAGGATGAGGAGTGA
- a CDS encoding roadblock/LC7 domain-containing protein produces the protein MIGRILKDLGRINGVNGSLVVGKDGLIIESEVPGDIDAELVAAMASAVFGTAERSAEEIKHEPLEQVMIEGKRGKTLMIDAGEGILVVITDVDVNLGMIRIEMKRSSERVSDLLG, from the coding sequence TTGATAGGGAGGATACTGAAGGACCTTGGAAGGATCAACGGTGTTAACGGCTCACTTGTTGTGGGTAAGGATGGTCTCATAATAGAGAGTGAAGTCCCGGGTGACATTGACGCTGAACTCGTGGCTGCCATGGCATCAGCGGTCTTCGGTACAGCCGAGAGGTCAGCCGAGGAGATAAAACATGAGCCCCTCGAGCAGGTCATGATTGAGGGTAAACGTGGTAAGACCCTCATGATAGATGCAGGGGAGGGGATCCTCGTTGTCATAACGGATGTTGATGTGAACCTGGGTATGATAAGGATAGAGATGAAGAGGAGCTCCGAGAGGGTCAGTGACCTTCTCGGGTAA
- a CDS encoding DUF2357 domain-containing protein: protein MDQEIIIEFRAGRLRINGGPAPMEVPPRTVEVSGYPVRLINVPMVDRPGLNPIEHCPYYDNLSEIMLLEETEYQVLFEVEGPLKDVKVLPHADELFRRIRFKFRDRVAGILNFRSYAGKSFLDIETPGGHESIPIEVRSKKIDYHEQYPAMLADLSEEITSIILEADSSIFQTFTPSGEDDRTLYEDFLLLEYLFRPENLPAAAERINHSFYSGLKREVQVVPAGLASVVDPNGLVDVLSDPASMDADGNIRNLPQLNLRETPDTPENRFYRYFLESLEDRILSLHESAPEGYIRDSLEGFLDEVNLLLSAGWLMDVGELQVLPLNSQVLQKREGYRDVLRYFFILDLALRFTWEELEDSIRGFERRLSELYEYWCYFRILRILEDITGDRVNPRDIFVRDCWRVRLRTGNSILRFSMDDTEIALSYNGRFAGDTPCRSYSLPFKPDYSILVAVDECTCFIHLDAKYRSTVRPDDLYESIDMRDSEEELERRFRDGDVYKMHSYKDAILRSVGAYILYPGDEDVLFSEGGGEVPSVGAFPLRPGKSHVDERRLRDFIERAILNIIEG from the coding sequence ATGGATCAGGAGATAATCATAGAATTCAGGGCAGGGAGACTGAGGATAAATGGGGGTCCAGCCCCCATGGAGGTACCCCCCAGGACAGTGGAGGTCAGCGGCTACCCTGTGAGGCTCATAAATGTCCCCATGGTTGACAGGCCCGGGCTGAACCCCATCGAACACTGCCCCTACTACGACAACCTCAGTGAGATAATGCTCCTGGAGGAGACAGAATACCAGGTACTCTTCGAAGTTGAAGGACCCCTCAAGGATGTGAAGGTCCTCCCCCATGCAGATGAACTCTTCAGGAGGATACGATTCAAATTCAGGGACAGGGTGGCGGGTATACTCAACTTCAGGAGCTACGCCGGCAAATCCTTCCTCGACATCGAGACACCCGGGGGCCATGAATCCATACCCATCGAGGTGAGGTCAAAGAAGATAGACTACCATGAACAGTACCCTGCAATGCTGGCAGACCTCTCAGAGGAGATCACATCCATCATCCTCGAGGCTGACTCCTCCATATTCCAGACCTTCACCCCCTCAGGTGAGGATGACAGGACACTCTACGAGGACTTTCTTTTACTGGAGTACCTCTTCAGACCCGAAAACCTCCCGGCTGCAGCTGAACGCATAAATCACAGCTTCTATTCCGGACTTAAACGTGAGGTCCAGGTTGTACCCGCAGGCCTAGCCTCAGTGGTGGACCCCAACGGACTGGTGGATGTACTCTCAGACCCGGCCAGCATGGATGCAGATGGGAACATAAGGAACCTCCCGCAGCTGAACCTGCGGGAGACGCCTGACACTCCAGAGAACCGCTTCTACAGGTACTTCCTGGAATCACTGGAGGACAGGATACTCTCGCTCCATGAATCAGCCCCCGAGGGTTACATCAGGGACTCCCTGGAGGGATTCCTGGATGAGGTGAACCTCCTCCTCTCTGCAGGGTGGCTGATGGATGTTGGTGAACTCCAGGTCCTCCCCCTGAACTCACAGGTACTCCAGAAGAGGGAGGGCTACAGGGACGTTCTCAGGTACTTCTTCATCCTTGACCTCGCACTCAGGTTCACCTGGGAGGAGCTTGAGGACAGTATCAGGGGATTTGAGAGGAGGCTCAGTGAACTCTATGAGTACTGGTGCTACTTCAGGATCCTCAGGATCCTGGAGGACATAACCGGGGATAGAGTTAACCCCCGGGACATATTCGTCAGGGATTGCTGGAGGGTCCGTCTGAGGACCGGGAACTCCATACTCAGGTTCAGCATGGATGACACCGAGATAGCCCTCTCCTACAATGGAAGGTTCGCCGGGGACACCCCCTGCAGGTCCTATTCACTCCCCTTCAAACCTGACTACTCCATACTCGTGGCTGTGGATGAGTGCACCTGCTTCATACACCTGGATGCAAAGTACCGGTCCACTGTGAGGCCAGATGACCTCTATGAGAGTATCGACATGAGGGACTCTGAGGAGGAACTTGAGAGGAGGTTCAGGGATGGTGATGTTTACAAGATGCACAGCTACAAGGATGCCATACTGCGCAGTGTGGGGGCCTACATACTCTACCCCGGGGATGAGGATGTTTTATTCAGTGAGGGAGGCGGTGAGGTGCCATCGGTTGGTGCATTTCCACTGAGGCCCGGCAAATCCCATGTGGATGAGAGGAGACTGCGTGACTTTATAGAGAGGGCTATTCTGAATATAATCGAAGGGTAA
- a CDS encoding potassium channel family protein has protein sequence MKDLQSGLRVLFEVVFLAVLGLDGFALFISVFLPLQSGTFQAVVLLDLAASAMVLVAYLTRPGVRDRWNVPLVAAPFYFIGVTILGAPQHSPILAALNLVKVAGILMAVRDLAGSVGEFMRRSRLGYGVGLFISVIFVFTILFYIVESPVNPLVVTYEDSLWYVLQTITTVGYGDIVPVTSLGRFTGMVIMFSAIASTSLITASATSTLLETLRGEQERIESRRRDEFREIEARISGVEERLERIEEMLGELRKGP, from the coding sequence GTGAAAGATCTTCAGTCAGGGCTGAGGGTATTATTTGAGGTGGTATTCCTTGCTGTGCTGGGCCTCGATGGCTTCGCACTCTTCATAAGCGTATTCCTGCCGCTGCAGTCGGGCACCTTCCAGGCGGTGGTCCTCCTTGACCTTGCAGCCAGTGCAATGGTCTTGGTGGCCTACCTCACCCGGCCGGGGGTACGTGACAGGTGGAACGTCCCCCTCGTCGCCGCGCCCTTCTACTTCATAGGCGTGACCATCCTTGGCGCGCCCCAGCACTCACCCATACTTGCAGCCCTGAACCTGGTGAAGGTTGCTGGCATCCTCATGGCCGTCAGGGACCTTGCAGGTTCCGTGGGTGAGTTCATGAGGAGGAGCAGGCTCGGCTACGGGGTGGGACTCTTCATATCCGTGATATTCGTCTTCACCATACTCTTCTACATCGTCGAAAGCCCTGTCAATCCCCTGGTGGTGACCTATGAGGACTCCCTCTGGTATGTGCTGCAGACCATAACAACGGTGGGCTACGGGGACATAGTACCTGTAACCTCCCTGGGAAGGTTCACAGGTATGGTCATAATGTTCAGCGCCATCGCATCCACGAGCCTCATAACAGCCTCCGCCACATCCACACTCCTTGAGACCCTCAGGGGGGAGCAGGAGAGGATAGAATCAAGGAGGCGGGATGAGTTCAGGGAAATCGAGGCCAGAATCAGTGGAGTTGAGGAGAGGCTTGAGAGGATAGAGGAGATGCTGGGGGAACTCAGGAAAGGACCATGA
- a CDS encoding ATP-binding protein, with amino-acid sequence MKISKILLENFRAFRSSEIDVRNLNVFLGKNDQGKSSILEAMDIFFNDGKGTVKVTDDDLNKMALSGGVSEFAIGIQFENFPDPIIIDETNETSLKKECLLNKQEKLEIWKLFKKGRLSSVQIKCFHPCNDDFLRFMLTKNVNELRAFVDENNIHVEDRRKAAEMRRAIRTHYKERDGSLDLQEVKIPINDGDLKKIWDKIKIYMPVFTLVSADRENLDTDSDFQNPLKNRIKEIFQGEEEILEKLNSVSEKVYSEIMIFAERTIEEFNILMGDKINIKPSIPATSDLKWYNVYKKIGFETEDSIPMNQRGSGFRRLILLASIFARTKEDLNDNVDVVYAIEEPESSLHPSWQKKLADALIELSEKEKYQTFLTSHSPAMIRIFNTSSIKYVEKENGESRVYDFNEDIATKIIETMGLLPNIGKVVVCVEGNNDINFLLNINQNIEELKEIIDLKKEMESGILTIMPMHGGNLKDFIAKHYLKNTNVLEFHLYDKDDGSYFEDIEKVRQRKDGSYGTLTSLREIENYSPPEVLEECFNVKLASEMSSIEDWGEKNIPKLIEEKVKMKESIVKKKICNDCSKKITKDHLMEMGTWNEVKGWFEKIKEMVERCYE; translated from the coding sequence ATGAAGATTTCAAAAATTCTACTTGAAAATTTCAGAGCTTTTAGATCTTCCGAAATTGATGTCAGAAATCTTAATGTTTTTCTTGGTAAAAATGATCAAGGCAAGTCATCAATACTTGAAGCCATGGATATATTTTTTAATGATGGTAAAGGGACTGTCAAAGTGACAGATGATGACTTAAATAAGATGGCTCTCTCTGGAGGAGTCAGTGAATTTGCTATTGGTATTCAATTTGAGAATTTTCCAGATCCTATCATTATCGATGAAACAAATGAAACATCTCTAAAAAAAGAATGCTTGTTGAATAAGCAAGAGAAACTGGAGATCTGGAAACTATTTAAAAAGGGAAGATTGTCATCTGTGCAAATAAAGTGTTTTCATCCTTGCAATGACGATTTTCTTAGGTTTATGCTAACAAAAAACGTAAATGAACTTAGAGCGTTTGTTGATGAAAATAACATTCATGTAGAAGACAGAAGAAAAGCTGCTGAAATGAGGAGAGCTATAAGAACTCACTATAAAGAGAGAGATGGAAGTTTAGATCTCCAAGAAGTAAAAATCCCTATCAACGATGGAGATCTTAAAAAAATCTGGGATAAAATTAAGATATACATGCCTGTCTTTACATTGGTTTCAGCAGATAGGGAAAATCTAGACACTGATTCTGATTTTCAGAATCCTTTGAAAAACAGAATAAAAGAGATTTTCCAAGGCGAAGAGGAAATTCTAGAGAAATTGAATTCTGTTTCAGAGAAAGTTTATAGCGAGATCATGATATTCGCTGAGAGGACCATTGAAGAGTTCAATATCTTGATGGGAGATAAAATAAATATTAAACCGTCGATACCAGCCACAAGTGATTTAAAGTGGTATAATGTTTATAAAAAAATTGGATTTGAAACTGAAGACAGTATACCTATGAATCAAAGAGGAAGCGGTTTCAGGAGACTAATTCTCTTAGCTTCTATTTTTGCAAGAACTAAAGAAGATTTAAACGATAATGTGGATGTAGTTTATGCAATCGAAGAACCGGAATCCTCTCTACATCCAAGCTGGCAGAAAAAACTTGCAGATGCTCTTATTGAATTATCAGAAAAAGAAAAATATCAGACATTTTTAACTAGCCATAGCCCTGCTATGATACGAATTTTTAACACTTCCAGCATAAAATATGTTGAAAAAGAAAATGGTGAATCCAGAGTTTATGATTTCAATGAGGACATCGCGACAAAGATAATAGAAACTATGGGCCTTCTTCCCAATATAGGTAAAGTTGTTGTATGTGTTGAAGGAAATAACGACATAAACTTCTTATTGAATATTAATCAGAATATTGAAGAACTAAAAGAAATCATAGATCTAAAAAAAGAGATGGAATCAGGAATTCTAACGATTATGCCAATGCATGGAGGTAACCTAAAGGATTTTATCGCCAAGCATTATCTAAAAAATACAAATGTCCTTGAATTCCATTTATATGACAAAGACGATGGGAGCTACTTTGAAGACATTGAAAAGGTCAGACAAAGAAAAGATGGATCCTATGGAACACTTACAAGTTTACGAGAGATAGAGAACTATTCGCCTCCTGAAGTGCTTGAAGAATGCTTTAATGTCAAATTGGCCTCTGAAATGTCTTCTATAGAAGATTGGGGAGAAAAAAACATTCCAAAACTGATAGAAGAAAAGGTAAAGATGAAGGAAAGCATAGTGAAAAAGAAGATCTGTAATGATTGTTCTAAAAAGATTACAAAAGATCATCTTATGGAAATGGGAACTTGGAACGAAGTTAAAGGATGGTTCGAAAAGATAAAGGAAATGGTTGAGAGATGCTATGAATAA
- a CDS encoding PsbP-related protein — protein MAAVADPASVESSGNIVTLVIIQSIPLPSGKTLKDVYDETYRSFEQESGYQLISERTLTIDGVTAYENIHRINVDGVTKQERATWLEKNGKIYVILCGTSPERFDTENRNFDLITYSFQVK, from the coding sequence ATTGCCGCCGTTGCGGATCCAGCATCTGTGGAGTCATCAGGGAACATCGTAACCCTTGTGATCATACAGAGCATTCCGCTGCCATCAGGTAAGACCCTTAAGGACGTCTATGACGAGACCTACAGGTCCTTTGAACAGGAGTCAGGGTATCAGCTCATATCCGAGAGAACACTGACCATCGATGGCGTTACAGCCTACGAAAACATACACAGGATAAATGTTGATGGTGTCACTAAACAGGAACGTGCAACATGGCTCGAGAAGAACGGTAAGATATACGTCATCCTCTGTGGAACATCACCTGAAAGGTTTGACACAGAGAACAGGAACTTCGACCTCATAACCTACTCATTCCAGGTGAAATGA